cactgggggggaggatggattgtagtctgtgatcgcctttatgccttgccacatactcctggtgttgctggtgtcgtggaagaacacctgtattttctgactgtgggttcgctttgctaacctgatagcacgattcaagttggctctcgatgtcctcagtgcctccttgtcgccagacttgaaggctgagttccgtgcttttagcatttcccgtacctccttagtcatccatgGTTTTTGGTTGGCCTGGGcgataatgttcttagtgatgctgacgtcctctgtgcacttgttgatgtaggctgacacagtcatggcgtactcatcgatgttgatctggtcgttgtaagtggctgctgccttgaacatctcccagtcagagcactcaaaacagtcctgaagtgcctccatggccccccCAGTCCACACCCTCACCTgcttcactgtaggttttgttctgatcagcaggggcttgtatgcaggaattagcataacagataggtggtctgaagagccaaggtgggggcggggggctgctctgaatgcttctttgatgttggtgtaggccagGTCTAGAGTATTTcctcccctggttggaaaatccacatactggttgaagtgagggagaacagtcttcatgttggcctggttaaaatccccagcaatgatgaaaacgccctctgtgtgtgaggattgcaactcactgatggtccggtagagaacactcatagcctctttagtgttagcactgggggGCACATACACGGCAGTGATGCTAACCacagtaaactccctgggcaggtagaatggtctgcagttaacagtcagaagctcaATGTCCAGGGAGCAGTAACTGGCGACagtcatggcatttttacaccagttgttgttgatgtaaatacacagcccCCCCTCCTCGGGTTTTACCGCTGAGAGCGCTGCTCCTGTCTGCGCGGAATGTAGCGAACACCTCCAGGCTAACAACGTTGTCCGGTATGGTCGAGTTGAGCCATGTCTCCGTCAGAATGAGAGCGCAGCAGTTCCTCAactctctctttgaagacagttctagttgcagatggtctattttgttgtccagagagcgaacgttggagaggaagatggacggaagcggcgatctgtgggggttagcgtttagcttagctgttagtccacttcgacagccgcgcttccgctgccggtcgcaccgccttcgctttctcctcctccggctAGTGCTGCTAGGCGAGTCCGCTGCGCTGCGGGCCGCTGGGTCTTGCTTCCGTAGGACTCCGAGATCACGTAAACACTCCAGAGTAGTCGTATTTATGAGTCCGAAATCACTTGATGATCGTAATTCCAGCAGACGCTGGCGATCATATGCTAACTTACtgagtggatgcaaagtttgtagcgTTTTAGGCGGCGCATTTTGATCAAATACTCGCAAGCTGTCGAGAGCCCATGCAGCCGCAGCCATTTTGGACGCCGCCATCTTGggacagtacagaccaaaagtttggacacaccttttaattcaatgagtttcctttattttcatgactattgacattgtagattcacactgaaggcatcaaaactatgaataacacatgtggaaatatgcactaaacagaAATGTGTAACACAActaaaataccccttatattctagtttcttcaaagtagcaaccttttgctgtgattactgctttgcacacactctgcattttcttgatgagcttcaacaggtagtcacctgaaatggttttcacttcataggtcaacctgccctgtcaggttaataagtgggatttattgccttataaatagtcatgaaaataaagaaaacccattgaattagaaggtgtccaaacttttggtttgctctgttcccgtaccaagctgtaatacagttggtgaggattcTCTCAATGGcgcagcggtagaagttcgtgaggatctctgaggacaggtggttcttcctcagggtcctgatgaagaagaggcgctgatgcgccttcttaatgatAATGGCCACCCATGGGGGGGAATTTGCAGACAATTCTTGAGCATCACCTTCCTGCCAGTATACCAGGGCTCTTGCATTCGCTGCCCAAtaataatgctgaaaacagGGTAATCCCAATCCTCCCATCTCTGTTGGTTTATGTAAGTGAGTTTTTGATATTCTATGGGCTTTAAAGCCCCAAACAAAAGGCAGGATTATTgagtgtaattatttttaaaaagcctttgttaaaaaaataggCAGACCctgaaaaagatataaaaatttaGGTAAGGACACCATTTTAATctatgtaacttttttgaaCAGGAATAATCTGATGGGGATGAAAAGttatcaaaaagtaaaaatgtttctaaggTTTTACTGAGTTTAGTCTGAACTGACTCGTTTGCTCTTCTCTCTTTAGAATCACACAGACTGAACTGTTTGATTAAATATTacttattgattgatgatagaAAATTATTGAGGACCAGTAGTTTGATAGTTTACATGTTTCTCACAGACAATCCTATTCCAGTGATCCATATATTCCTGACAGAATGACCCTGACCTCTGGTCTGTGTTTGGTGCTGGAAGACCTTTGACCTCTCAGTCTGACCTTTGTAACATATTCCTCCTGCTCAGCTCTGACCAGAGCCACCAGTTAAACATTCTGGTTCTAGATTAACCAGCTCAGTGTCTCATGGAGATAATGAATAACCTTAAACAGCCGTTTGCTGTTTGCCTTTCATTTACTGAGGACGTTTGTTCACACAGGAATTCATTCAACGTGTCCCAACAGCTGCTTTAGAGCCAGAAACTATCTGAGGAACCGTCAGGAAGAGGAAACTTACAGCCAAGGTGACTGTGACCTCTACCTGTCTGAGGGCAAAGGTCACAGTCGCCCTGGCAAAGATGAATCCCATCAGACCTGGACCTGGTGGTTTCACAGCCAGAGTCATTAGATCATGTAGATTTGAACAGCAGTTTCTGCTCAATAATTTAAGAGTCTTTTAATTAATGATTTTCATTCTAAACTTTTGGACAGTTTCAGATACAATCCCAGACCCTGAGAGGCCAAAGTGATCGTTCCTCTGATCTGCAGCCTGTAGCTGCatagaaacacagcagagcTGCAGTAGATGCTTTACTAACATGATGAATTCAGTCAGTTTGCAGCAGCCCAGCAGCTATCaggttattatttattgatttgagCTTTTAACTGCATGCAAAATCACATATTGATCAAAAGGCTCTGCAACATTAATACTCATATCAACATCATCTGCTGGATTCAGAAGATTTTAACAGATGAACCACAGAGaatagaccaggggtgggcagtCCTGGTCCTGGAGGTccggtgtcctgcagctctTAGACAtctctctggtccaacacactttaatccaacagctgaatctcCTCCTGGTGCCGTCAGGTTCTCCAGGTTCTGCtgatgacctcattatttgactcaggtgtgttgaagtagagacacatttaaaagttgcaggaaacttttaggccctccaggcctggagttgtTCACTCCTGGAATAGAATAAAGGAGAAGCAGAAATGAGATGCAGATTATAATTTCACATGCAGATTATAATCTCTGACTGTATATAACATGGTGACTATAGGACTTATGCAGCCAGTGACTCcataaaataatctgcttatGTGAATCATATTGATAATCTCACTGATGGTGATTTATTCATGAAAATAAGCctaaaatactaataattaaTGCTCTTAATATGTTGTTATTTCTGCAAATGGATGGTTTTTTATTctctaattaataattaataggtaaattagttgaaaattatttcagttactGATTAATCGTGACTAATCTAATTAACTGTTTCATTCAgctgaaactgattttatgcTAGAACAGCTTGCCATACTCAGTGCTCTATAGCTGATGGCTTGTGTTATCAGTTTTTGTCCACAAGGGGGCGCCACAGGACTGTGTTAGATCCCCAtctatttataaaatacataatcaaTCTTTGTCTAAATGTGTCATAATCAGTTTTATGCTGataattcagacatttaaatctttttatcaacttttgtaaaaaaatctCTGATTCTGTCCTGGACTCATTAATCTGCAGATGAAGCAAAGCTGGTGTTTTCCAGGTAAAGGAAGTTTTTCCAAACGATTCCCTCAGTGACAGACAGATTCTGAGGTAatgaagcagaaacatttctgactcCACTGAGTTTTTCTCTGATCTGACCAGTCAGAGGAAAATTCATTTCTATAACTTTCTACAGGGATTCAGGAAGGAGATGAAATCTTTCCACAGGCTGAACATCACAGCCTCCATCTTCAGTCAACTCAGTTCAGTTAGAGGCTTAAAACATTTAGGTAACCAGAGATCAgtacagaaccaaaaccagtcAAACCATGACAGAAGTAATTACAAAACATAATAACTAGcaataaagcagaaataaaacacactatGAAGATTGAATGGactcaaataaaagcagaaacaatgaATTGACTCAGACTGTGTCAAAAACCACTGagagcaaaatgtgttttagtgaaacttaaaaacagcaagagatgaattttcagattaataatCAGCTGTTCCATAATTCTGGACAAGTCTGATCTCCTCTGAGCTTCAGTCAGCAGCAGGTCCACTGAtcgaaggtcaaaggtcaatttAAGACTGAAGCAGGTCAGAAAGATATAAAATTCATGAACTCAATTTAggacagaataaaaacagattttattctcCCTCAGTAGAGAGTTTATGTATCAGcagcaaatgaaaatatgtatggaataaaaaaaacacaaatcatctgtcaaaaacatggaacatatcattgacctctgacctctgctgaTTTCTCTCCTGCAGGTCATgtagaggtcagaggtgaacCTGGACAGTCCATCACTCTGCCCTGTAGTTCTGCTGCCAGTTCATCTGTTATCGCCGTTCAGTGGAGAAGAACCGATCTGGGCTCAGAGTACGTTCTTCTGTTCAGAGACGGTCAGTTTGATGTAGGGAACCAGAACCCGTCTTATCAGAACCGGGTGGATCTGGTGGACCAACAGATGAAGGATGGAAACGTGTCTTTGGTTCTGAAGAACCTGACGACTAACGATACGGGACTATATCAGTGCCAAGTCCAGAATGAAGGAAGCCTTGATACTGAActcatcagaaccatcagactGGAGGTTCTTAGTCCAGGTGAGAATTTgtttctggatcagaaccagcagcttcCTGGTTCTGGATGTTAAATCTGATCCAATCGGCTCATTGACttgatttgtgttgttttttctgcagagaagaaaaatggaGGAACCAGCGATGGATCCATCGGACTGATAGTTGGTCTGATCTTATTGATCTTAttggctgctgttgttgttgttgttttatttctgatctATAAAAAACAATCTGCTTGTTTCAGGAAGAAAAGCTCAGATCCTCCAGCTGATC
The window above is part of the Xiphophorus couchianus chromosome 14, X_couchianus-1.0, whole genome shotgun sequence genome. Proteins encoded here:
- the LOC114157654 gene encoding butyrophilin-like protein 8 isoform X2, encoding MIEMVSLMVSLLWTLWISSVSAEGHVEVRGEPGQSITLPCSSAASSSVIAVQWRRTDLGSEYVLLFRDGQFDVGNQNPSYQNRVDLVDQQMKDGNVSLVLKNLTTNDTGLYQCQVQNEGSLDTELIRTIRLEVLSPEKKNGGTSDGSIGLIVGDLLPWRLMIDQ
- the LOC114157654 gene encoding butyrophilin-like protein 8 isoform X3, producing MIEMVSLMVSLLWTLWISSVSAEGHVEVRGEPGQSITLPCSSAASSSVIAVQWRRTDLGSEYVLLFRDGQFDVGNQNPSYQNRVDLVDQQMKDGNVSLVLKNLTTNDTGLYQCQVQNEGSLDTELIRTIRLEVLSPEKKNGGTSDGSIGLIVICCHGD
- the LOC114157654 gene encoding sodium channel subunit beta-4-like isoform X1, with product MIEMVSLMVSLLWTLWISSVSAEGHVEVRGEPGQSITLPCSSAASSSVIAVQWRRTDLGSEYVLLFRDGQFDVGNQNPSYQNRVDLVDQQMKDGNVSLVLKNLTTNDTGLYQCQVQNEGSLDTELIRTIRLEVLSPEKKNGGTSDGSIGLIVGLILLILLAAVVVVVLFLIYKKQSACFRKKSSDPPADL